A genomic stretch from Chitinophaga lutea includes:
- a CDS encoding glycerophosphodiester phosphodiesterase family protein: MKFLITAFLSIVLLSAHGQADSILRDFSNRPDHILVAAHRAPHADYPENSLAAIREAIRLGVDIVELDIRQTKDGILVLMHDKTITRTTGKPGGTGDYTYAELQQFPLLHNGQPTQERIPTFEEALKLTKDRILVDIDFKEGTPEAARKTVELVKASGTTSQVLFFLYDYKEIPQLRNWNPKIPIMPRAYNTGDIAGIGQMGTFPAIHIDDSYYSDSLANALRAGGTRVWLNALGKYDKAEKASPGTGFSELLKKHPRVNIIQTDLPAELLAYLRSKGFHR; this comes from the coding sequence ATGAAATTCCTTATTACCGCATTTCTCAGCATTGTTTTATTGTCCGCGCACGGCCAGGCAGACAGCATCCTGCGCGACTTTTCAAACCGCCCTGACCACATACTGGTAGCCGCACACCGCGCGCCACATGCCGATTATCCCGAAAACTCCCTGGCCGCCATCCGCGAAGCCATCCGGCTGGGTGTTGATATCGTGGAACTGGACATCCGGCAAACGAAAGACGGTATACTGGTGCTCATGCACGATAAAACCATTACCCGTACCACCGGCAAACCCGGCGGCACCGGTGACTATACCTATGCGGAGCTGCAGCAATTCCCGCTACTGCACAATGGTCAGCCCACACAGGAGCGCATCCCGACCTTTGAAGAGGCGTTAAAACTCACCAAAGACCGCATTCTGGTAGACATCGATTTCAAAGAAGGCACACCGGAAGCAGCCCGCAAAACCGTTGAGCTGGTGAAAGCCAGCGGCACCACCAGCCAGGTGCTTTTCTTTTTATACGACTACAAAGAAATCCCGCAACTGCGCAACTGGAATCCCAAAATTCCCATCATGCCGCGCGCTTACAATACCGGCGATATCGCAGGCATCGGACAGATGGGTACCTTCCCCGCGATTCACATAGACGATTCATACTATTCAGACAGCCTCGCCAATGCGCTCCGCGCCGGCGGCACCCGTGTATGGCTGAATGCGTTGGGGAAATACGACAAGGCGGAAAAAGCTTCGCCGGGAACAGGGTTCTCCGAACTTTTAAAAAAACATCCGCGTGTGAACATCATCCAGACCGATCTGCCGGCGGAACTGCTTGCATACCTGCGGTCGAAGGGGTTTCACCGATAA
- a CDS encoding CHAD domain-containing protein produces the protein MLKKQKQHKYLAKRWRAIRSYLYDFANTPNLEVLHKLRVEVKKLKAFAGFASAGGHGKDADRAIKPVKKMFRVAGEIREAGLTLSMLQKYQITHPRLKSATIHTLNEKTATFQSHIDTYLQQIKKSDRKLRASLHSIRNRNIEAWFSEELTATAALLAAPPPERLHDARKKLKTLLYTYTMLPKPLAARVQVNKDYLHRLQELIGNWHDAALAADLLAKGNNVRSGGRTARNGDKQTQQQPKANQANRLADEASRNIRHNNHDHGAHTQSKPVKTRQQQKVNRLSNEQKSLIKQTLAAAAGFSQKALSGEGSPR, from the coding sequence ATGCTGAAGAAGCAAAAACAGCATAAGTACCTGGCAAAGAGATGGCGTGCCATCAGGAGTTACCTCTACGATTTTGCAAACACACCCAACCTGGAAGTGCTGCACAAGCTACGGGTGGAAGTTAAAAAGCTGAAAGCCTTTGCAGGTTTTGCATCGGCAGGAGGGCATGGAAAGGATGCGGACCGTGCCATAAAGCCGGTGAAAAAAATGTTCCGGGTAGCCGGTGAAATCCGGGAAGCGGGCCTCACCTTATCGATGCTGCAAAAATACCAGATCACCCACCCGCGCCTGAAGTCAGCCACTATCCATACACTGAACGAAAAAACCGCAACGTTTCAATCGCATATCGATACCTACCTTCAACAGATAAAGAAGTCAGACAGAAAGCTTCGCGCCAGCCTGCACTCCATCCGTAACCGCAATATAGAAGCATGGTTCAGCGAAGAACTGACGGCCACCGCAGCACTCCTGGCAGCTCCTCCGCCCGAACGATTGCATGATGCGCGTAAAAAACTGAAAACCCTGCTATACACGTATACCATGTTGCCAAAGCCCCTGGCGGCCCGCGTCCAGGTGAACAAAGATTACCTGCATCGCTTGCAGGAGCTGATTGGCAACTGGCACGACGCTGCTCTGGCGGCGGATTTACTGGCAAAGGGAAATAATGTGCGGTCCGGCGGACGCACTGCGCGCAACGGAGATAAGCAAACGCAGCAGCAACCAAAGGCAAATCAAGCGAACCGCCTGGCGGACGAAGCGTCCCGTAACATCCGGCACAATAATCATGACCATGGAGCCCATACACAAAGCAAACCGGTAAAAACCCGGCAACAGCAAAAAGTGAATCGCCTGTCTAATGAACAGAAAAGCCTCATCAAACAGACGCTGGCGGCGGCGGCAGGTTTTTCACAAAAAGCGTTGAGCGGGGAGGGGTCTCCCCGCTGA
- a CDS encoding pentapeptide repeat-containing protein gives MERTSFEDEHFEKKDFTEAPLRKGEYDNCTFTGCNFSETDLTDVSFTECTFTGCNLSMAKLNKTSLKDVKFTDCKLLGLHFENCNDFLFEVAFDNCQLNLASFYRRKLKKTRFKKCSLHETDFTEADLTEASFDGCDLAGATFVQTNLEKADFRAASHYLIDPAQNRIKKAKFSMPAVIGLLAAYDIVIE, from the coding sequence ATGGAAAGAACCAGTTTTGAAGACGAACATTTTGAAAAGAAGGATTTTACCGAAGCGCCGCTCCGCAAAGGAGAATACGATAACTGCACCTTTACGGGCTGCAACTTTTCGGAAACGGACCTGACGGATGTGAGTTTTACCGAATGTACCTTCACCGGCTGCAACCTCAGTATGGCCAAACTCAATAAAACATCGCTGAAAGATGTAAAATTCACCGACTGCAAATTGCTCGGCCTGCACTTTGAAAACTGCAACGATTTTCTTTTCGAGGTGGCTTTTGATAACTGCCAGCTGAACCTTGCCTCATTTTACCGCCGGAAACTCAAAAAAACACGTTTTAAAAAATGCAGCCTCCACGAAACGGATTTCACGGAAGCCGATTTAACAGAAGCGAGCTTCGACGGATGTGATCTTGCCGGGGCGACTTTTGTGCAGACCAACCTGGAAAAAGCGGATTTCCGTGCGGCCAGCCATTATTTGATCGACCCGGCGCAGAACCGCATCAAAAAGGCGAAATTTTCCATGCCGGCCGTGATTGGCCTGCTGGCAGCGTATGATATTGTGATTGAGTGA
- a CDS encoding DUF6630 family protein, protein MGNRLYFLIGLALVIGGYAAGHYFGLNAKYWFGYAGVLAFYAWCKNEFSGSPWRKRKVSSPPPLPERPEPDLPPLTEAAKEGYRELVRRCLPLREQHWLFPYIDALKDHTNDPEYSTLNVLMNHLNDQECEWLLGIDRDAPLEDLEWRLNLALRDNYQLSVAFPQASDFPPGSTVSSDGVLDAFDKPLREHGLQMGFMRTELEEYVIMLHRVADRDKVDKAVQQTGHGYYELT, encoded by the coding sequence ATGGGAAACCGCCTCTATTTTCTGATCGGGCTGGCGCTGGTGATTGGCGGCTATGCAGCCGGCCATTATTTCGGGCTCAATGCCAAATACTGGTTTGGCTACGCAGGTGTGCTTGCGTTTTATGCCTGGTGCAAAAATGAATTTTCCGGTTCACCATGGAGGAAACGGAAGGTATCCTCTCCTCCTCCGCTGCCGGAGCGCCCGGAACCGGATCTGCCGCCCTTAACCGAAGCAGCCAAAGAAGGCTACCGCGAACTGGTGCGGCGCTGCCTGCCGCTCCGGGAACAGCACTGGCTGTTTCCCTACATCGATGCGCTGAAAGATCATACCAACGACCCGGAATATTCTACGTTGAACGTGCTGATGAACCACCTCAACGACCAGGAGTGCGAATGGTTGCTGGGAATAGACCGGGATGCGCCGCTCGAAGACCTGGAATGGCGGCTGAACCTCGCGCTGCGCGACAACTATCAACTGAGCGTTGCATTCCCCCAGGCAAGTGACTTTCCCCCAGGCAGCACTGTGAGCAGCGACGGCGTACTGGACGCCTTTGATAAGCCGCTCCGGGAACACGGGTTACAAATGGGATTTATGCGTACGGAACTGGAAGAATATGTGATCATGCTGCATCGGGTAGCGGACCGCGACAAGGTGGACAAAGCGGTGCAGCAAACGGGGCATGGGTATTATGAGCTGACGTAA
- a CDS encoding DeoR/GlpR family DNA-binding transcription regulator, protein MLKKERQSFILRQVNLHNKILSVDLSQQMDVSEDTIRRDLNEMAEQGKLIKVHGGALSKSFHLSVASDHVYALSSKKHIALKACRLIKDGMFVLTTGGTTIIELAKALPPELSATFITVSLPAAYEYIHHPNIEVIFLGDKISKNSQIAVGGSVVSRIKDVRADLCFLGTNAISLEQGLTDNDWEVVEVKKAIVEASERVVSLAISEKLNTSQRFRVCDAGDISTLITELPASDPLLQPYHAAGLEIL, encoded by the coding sequence ATGCTAAAAAAGGAACGCCAATCCTTTATTCTGCGCCAGGTGAACCTGCATAATAAAATCCTGTCGGTCGACCTGAGTCAGCAAATGGACGTGTCTGAAGATACCATCCGGCGCGACCTGAATGAAATGGCGGAACAGGGGAAACTGATCAAAGTACACGGCGGAGCGTTGTCCAAGTCGTTCCATCTCTCCGTTGCCTCTGATCATGTGTATGCTTTAAGCAGCAAAAAACATATCGCCCTCAAAGCATGCCGCCTCATTAAAGACGGCATGTTCGTACTTACCACGGGCGGCACTACCATTATCGAGCTGGCCAAAGCATTGCCGCCTGAACTGTCGGCGACTTTTATCACCGTCAGTTTACCCGCGGCCTATGAATATATCCATCATCCGAATATCGAAGTGATTTTCCTGGGCGATAAAATTTCCAAAAATTCGCAGATCGCCGTAGGCGGCAGCGTTGTATCGAGGATAAAGGATGTGCGGGCCGACCTGTGTTTCCTGGGCACTAACGCCATCAGCCTGGAGCAGGGCCTTACGGACAACGACTGGGAAGTGGTGGAGGTGAAAAAGGCCATCGTGGAAGCCTCGGAGCGGGTCGTTTCGTTGGCCATCAGCGAAAAGCTCAACACCTCGCAGCGCTTCCGGGTGTGCGATGCGGGTGATATCAGCACGCTCATCACGGAGCTGCCGGCGTCCGACCCGTTGCTGCAGCCTTATCATGCCGCCGGTCTCGAAATTTTATAA
- a CDS encoding sodium:solute symporter, whose product MSPVILFSLVIAYFLLLLGVAWVTSRNANNESFFIGNRGSNWMLVAFGMIGTSLSGVTFVSVPGTVGKESFTYFQIVLGNLIGYGVVAFVLLPVYYKMQLTSIYNYLQNRLGFRAYKTGASFFILSRVLGATARLYLVVNILHFTILKDFGLPFWVGAFVILLMILLYTFEGGVKTIVWTDTLQTGCMLIGLVVCVWYILSNLGMSLPEGARALADKGYSNIFIMDPSSRFFFLKQIVAGAFISITMTGMDQEMMQKNISVRTLKDSQKNMMTFAVIFMLVVLLFLFLGGLLHLFAEAKGIPATGDALFPTIALEHMPGAVSIIFIIALISALFPSADGAITALTASFCIDILGIQRDATLSDAKRKRIRQIVHLSFAGVFLLFVMGFKWMNNPSMIGLILKIAGYTYGPLLGLFAFGILTKRTVNDRLVPFVVLISPIICFIIDHYQKDLFGGFQIGLELLFINGLLTFLGLCLIPGKKAVA is encoded by the coding sequence ATGTCTCCTGTTATCTTGTTTTCACTGGTTATCGCATATTTCCTCCTGCTGCTGGGTGTGGCCTGGGTTACGTCGAGGAATGCGAACAACGAATCGTTTTTTATCGGCAACCGCGGCTCCAACTGGATGCTGGTGGCTTTCGGCATGATCGGCACGTCGCTCAGCGGCGTTACGTTTGTGAGTGTGCCCGGTACGGTCGGCAAGGAATCCTTTACCTATTTCCAGATCGTGCTCGGCAACCTGATCGGTTACGGGGTGGTGGCATTTGTGCTGTTGCCCGTTTATTACAAGATGCAGCTCACATCTATCTATAACTACCTGCAAAACAGGCTCGGCTTCCGGGCCTATAAAACGGGCGCCTCGTTTTTTATCCTGTCGCGCGTATTGGGCGCTACGGCCCGGCTGTACCTGGTGGTGAACATCCTGCATTTCACCATTCTTAAAGATTTTGGCCTGCCGTTCTGGGTGGGAGCTTTCGTCATCCTGTTGATGATATTGTTGTATACATTCGAAGGCGGGGTAAAAACCATCGTGTGGACGGACACGCTGCAAACCGGCTGTATGCTTATCGGGCTGGTGGTGTGCGTGTGGTATATCCTCAGTAACCTTGGCATGAGCCTGCCGGAAGGAGCCCGGGCGCTGGCTGATAAAGGGTACTCCAACATCTTTATCATGGACCCGTCGAGCCGGTTTTTCTTCCTCAAACAAATTGTGGCCGGCGCTTTCATCTCTATAACCATGACGGGGATGGACCAGGAAATGATGCAGAAAAACATCAGCGTGCGCACGCTGAAAGATTCCCAGAAGAACATGATGACTTTTGCCGTGATCTTTATGCTGGTGGTGTTGCTGTTCCTTTTCCTGGGCGGCCTGCTGCACCTCTTTGCCGAAGCCAAGGGCATCCCGGCCACCGGCGATGCGCTGTTCCCCACCATCGCACTGGAACATATGCCGGGCGCGGTGTCGATCATCTTCATCATTGCATTGATCTCCGCATTGTTCCCCAGCGCCGACGGCGCCATTACAGCGCTGACTGCCTCCTTCTGCATCGACATACTGGGCATACAGCGCGACGCCACCCTCAGCGATGCGAAGCGCAAACGTATCCGTCAGATCGTGCACCTCTCGTTTGCGGGCGTTTTTCTGCTGTTCGTAATGGGCTTCAAGTGGATGAATAATCCGAGTATGATCGGCCTGATCCTGAAAATTGCCGGTTATACCTATGGCCCGCTGCTCGGGCTTTTTGCCTTCGGCATTTTAACCAAAAGAACGGTGAACGACAGGTTGGTGCCCTTTGTGGTACTGATTTCACCGATTATTTGTTTCATCATAGACCATTATCAGAAAGATTTGTTCGGCGGCTTCCAGATAGGCCTGGAGCTGCTATTCATTAACGGCCTGCTCACCTTCCTGGGATTGTGTCTCATCCCGGGCAAGAAGGCGGTAGCCTGA
- the murQ gene encoding N-acetylmuramic acid 6-phosphate etherase: MSAQKFVRITEQPSHHRHLEQMSVRDVLVNINKEDAGVPAAVQQAIPAVEAFVLAAADKMLAGGRLFYIGAGTSGRLGILDASECPPTYGVPHGLVVGLIAGGDNAIRRAVENAEDDGNQGWEDLRQWNITEKDVVLGIAASGTTPYVIGALKKCREEGILTGSLSCNPGSPVSAVAEFPIEVVVGPEFVTGSTRMKSGTAQKLVLNMISTALMIQLGRVEDNKMVNMQLTNDKLVDRGVKMLMEKAGIADYETAKALLLQHGSVKKAMSVLGI; this comes from the coding sequence ATGAGCGCACAGAAATTTGTCAGAATAACCGAACAGCCCTCTCATCACCGCCATCTCGAACAGATGAGCGTACGGGATGTGCTGGTAAACATCAACAAAGAAGATGCAGGTGTGCCCGCGGCAGTGCAGCAGGCCATTCCCGCCGTTGAAGCGTTTGTGCTGGCGGCTGCAGATAAAATGCTGGCCGGCGGCCGCCTCTTTTACATCGGGGCGGGAACCAGCGGCCGGCTGGGCATCCTGGATGCGTCCGAATGCCCGCCTACTTACGGCGTACCGCATGGCCTGGTGGTGGGCCTGATTGCCGGCGGCGACAATGCCATCCGCCGCGCGGTGGAAAATGCGGAGGACGACGGCAACCAGGGCTGGGAAGACCTGCGCCAATGGAATATCACTGAAAAGGATGTGGTGCTCGGCATTGCGGCCAGCGGCACTACGCCGTATGTGATCGGTGCGTTGAAGAAATGTCGGGAAGAGGGGATTCTCACCGGCAGCCTCTCCTGCAATCCGGGCAGTCCCGTGAGCGCGGTGGCGGAGTTTCCCATCGAGGTGGTGGTAGGGCCCGAATTCGTGACCGGCAGCACACGCATGAAAAGCGGCACTGCGCAAAAGCTGGTGCTGAATATGATTTCTACGGCGCTGATGATACAACTGGGCCGCGTGGAAGATAACAAGATGGTGAACATGCAGCTGACCAACGATAAGCTGGTAGACCGCGGCGTGAAAATGCTGATGGAAAAGGCCGGCATCGCTGATTATGAAACCGCAAAAGCACTGCTGCTGCAACACGGTTCCGTCAAAAAGGCCATGAGCGTGTTGGGCATCTGA
- a CDS encoding bifunctional transcriptional activator/DNA repair enzyme AdaA produces MLTRERMYQAIVEKDASFEGTFITAVKTTGIFCRPTCTARKPKLENVEFLGSTCEALKKGYRPCKVCGPLEKKGETPGFVKAVLDELSADPSLKFKDGDLIARGVEPSKIRRWFLKTHGITFQAYQRMFRINSAFKKIQNGEPVTSAAFDAGYESLSGFSDSFKAIFGVSPSNSKNKQVINMTRLETPLGTMFACAVDRGICLLEFTDRKMLETELKTLSRLLNANIIQAPHPHFEQLEQELHEYFEGERKHFSVPLFAPGTEFQQSVWDMLQTIPYGTTRSYKKQAQALNKPESIRAVAGANGMNRISILIPCHRVLGEDGSLTGYGGGIYRKKWLLDFEKANR; encoded by the coding sequence ATGCTTACCAGGGAAAGAATGTATCAGGCCATCGTGGAAAAAGACGCTTCCTTTGAGGGTACGTTTATAACAGCCGTTAAAACCACCGGCATCTTTTGCCGGCCTACCTGCACTGCGCGGAAGCCGAAGCTTGAAAATGTGGAATTCCTCGGCTCTACCTGCGAGGCGCTGAAAAAGGGATACCGGCCCTGCAAGGTATGCGGGCCGCTGGAGAAAAAAGGAGAAACGCCCGGCTTTGTGAAAGCCGTGCTCGACGAACTGAGCGCCGACCCGTCGCTGAAGTTCAAAGATGGCGATCTTATTGCCCGGGGAGTGGAGCCCAGCAAAATAAGGCGGTGGTTCCTGAAAACCCATGGTATCACTTTCCAGGCATACCAGCGGATGTTCCGCATCAACTCCGCTTTCAAAAAAATACAGAACGGGGAACCGGTCACCTCCGCTGCGTTTGACGCGGGGTATGAATCACTGAGTGGTTTCAGCGATTCGTTTAAAGCCATTTTCGGGGTATCTCCCTCCAACAGCAAAAACAAACAGGTGATCAATATGACCCGCCTCGAAACACCGTTGGGCACCATGTTCGCCTGCGCTGTAGACCGGGGTATCTGCCTGCTGGAGTTCACCGACCGGAAAATGCTCGAAACAGAACTGAAAACGTTGTCACGATTACTCAACGCCAACATCATCCAGGCCCCCCATCCCCATTTTGAACAACTGGAGCAGGAGTTGCATGAATATTTCGAAGGGGAAAGGAAACACTTCTCCGTCCCGCTTTTCGCACCGGGCACGGAGTTTCAGCAATCGGTATGGGACATGCTTCAGACCATCCCATACGGCACTACCCGCTCTTATAAAAAACAGGCGCAGGCCTTGAATAAGCCCGAATCGATACGGGCCGTGGCTGGTGCCAACGGCATGAACAGGATTTCCATCCTCATTCCCTGCCACCGCGTGCTGGGCGAAGACGGCAGCCTGACCGGCTATGGCGGCGGTATTTACCGGAAAAAGTGGCTGCTCGATTTTGAAAAGGCAAACAGATGA
- a CDS encoding DUF6630 family protein, translating into MYKPLEKLMSPQEITALPKTASDADLLDHLLKEKIVLVVDWSGEEENSRIADFLRHRLQQFGSKAIVDAEGAYAQLEKKQPERGDAVPLLLQYFQKGLKKEGFVICQLDRQNDAYYILLAPDKVAKELKKAKDAYWNVAPFGQKTGEVLYTINCTCGSMNVWQLRRSEPAPADDYCENCGKMLFDKDGNALLTVEKDYI; encoded by the coding sequence ATGTATAAACCCTTGGAAAAACTGATGTCCCCGCAGGAAATTACCGCGTTGCCCAAAACAGCTTCCGATGCCGACCTGTTAGATCATCTATTAAAAGAAAAAATAGTCCTGGTGGTCGACTGGTCGGGGGAGGAAGAAAACTCCCGGATCGCCGACTTTCTCCGGCACAGGCTGCAACAGTTTGGCAGTAAAGCCATAGTTGATGCGGAAGGCGCATATGCGCAGCTGGAGAAGAAACAGCCGGAAAGGGGCGATGCCGTTCCGTTGCTGCTGCAATATTTCCAGAAAGGCCTCAAGAAAGAAGGTTTTGTAATCTGCCAGCTCGACCGGCAGAATGACGCGTATTACATCCTGCTGGCACCCGACAAGGTAGCAAAGGAACTGAAAAAAGCGAAGGATGCATACTGGAATGTGGCGCCCTTCGGCCAGAAAACCGGCGAAGTATTATACACGATAAACTGCACCTGCGGCAGCATGAACGTATGGCAGCTCAGGCGGTCGGAACCGGCGCCGGCAGACGATTATTGCGAGAACTGCGGAAAGATGCTTTTCGACAAGGACGGCAATGCGCTGCTGACCGTGGAGAAGGATTACATCTGA
- a CDS encoding VOC family protein: MKNSKTANVRYIVNNVAEAIPFYRDLLDFEVVMHPAPGFAALTRGALRLYLNQPGAGGAGQKLADGASPGPGGWNRMQIETDNLRGIYDELQQKGATFRNGIIEGQGGNQALLQDPSGNLIELFEPKKPETVEPIPEGFHTVTPFLLADDAAALMTFIEKAFGGEVMHVTKSGDGLIRHATVRIGDSHIMLADGTESYKSAPAMLHLYVQDVDEWYHQALSAGARSIREPEDQFYGDRSAGVEDAWHNQWWMATHIEDVSDKEMKKREEGFRKEAGVK; encoded by the coding sequence ATGAAAAATAGCAAAACGGCCAACGTCCGTTACATTGTAAATAACGTGGCCGAGGCGATACCGTTTTACAGGGACCTGTTGGATTTTGAAGTAGTCATGCATCCCGCACCGGGATTTGCCGCCCTCACCAGGGGAGCGCTCCGGCTGTACCTCAATCAGCCCGGCGCCGGCGGAGCGGGACAAAAATTGGCGGATGGCGCTTCTCCCGGCCCGGGCGGCTGGAACCGCATGCAGATCGAAACGGATAACCTCCGCGGTATTTATGACGAACTGCAGCAAAAAGGAGCCACCTTCAGAAACGGCATCATCGAGGGGCAGGGTGGCAATCAGGCGCTGCTGCAGGATCCGTCCGGCAACCTGATCGAACTGTTTGAGCCTAAAAAGCCGGAAACCGTTGAGCCCATCCCCGAAGGTTTCCATACCGTTACGCCGTTTCTGCTCGCGGACGATGCTGCCGCACTGATGACGTTCATCGAAAAGGCATTCGGCGGCGAAGTGATGCATGTAACAAAGTCTGGCGACGGCCTGATACGCCACGCCACAGTAAGGATAGGTGACTCGCATATCATGCTGGCCGACGGTACCGAATCGTACAAGTCAGCACCGGCCATGCTGCATTTATATGTGCAGGACGTGGATGAATGGTACCACCAGGCATTAAGCGCAGGAGCCCGGTCGATAAGGGAGCCCGAAGACCAGTTTTATGGCGATCGCTCGGCCGGTGTGGAAGACGCATGGCACAACCAGTGGTGGATGGCCACGCATATCGAAGATGTAAGTGATAAAGAAATGAAAAAACGGGAGGAAGGCTTCAGGAAAGAAGCAGGCGTGAAGTGA
- a CDS encoding glycoside hydrolase family 2 TIM barrel-domain containing protein — MERHSYDAPDRKKKVFISREANRYVLYRNGQPFTVKGASGNALLEELHRAGGNTIRTYDTVGLGAVLDEAQRNHIAVIAGLPIPYSDYLDDFYKDGRKVEAMYEAYKKMVARYKGHPALLMWCLGNEPGMTWKPGYDAFYDAYNRMLEMIHAVDPDHPVTTTMPNLNIVQIMMIRRKIPALDLISFNTFGKLERLNKQLDRFAWLWDGPFLIMEWGAYGPWESETTAWQAPIENTSTKKAEQFLTMYRQQMPAKHPRFLGALAFYWGQKQEVTPTWFSLFSETGAASGAVEALRNIWKASTPANDAPQLKYMLVDRKGARDNIMLMPASEAEAEFFMEDHNKSNIVTAQWQIMKEDWYEDARKKRPLTKLLDTIMPAGNNNRFSFKAPRAEGPYRIYVTVADDRGHIATANTPFYVVE; from the coding sequence TTGGAGCGACATTCATATGATGCCCCTGACAGGAAAAAGAAGGTTTTCATCAGCCGGGAAGCCAACAGGTATGTGCTTTACCGCAACGGGCAACCGTTCACGGTGAAGGGCGCATCGGGGAATGCTTTGCTGGAGGAGCTGCACCGGGCCGGCGGTAACACTATCCGGACCTACGATACGGTGGGGCTGGGCGCCGTTCTCGATGAAGCGCAGCGCAACCACATCGCGGTCATTGCCGGGCTGCCCATCCCTTACAGCGATTACCTGGACGATTTTTACAAAGACGGGCGGAAAGTGGAGGCGATGTACGAAGCATACAAAAAAATGGTGGCGCGGTACAAAGGCCATCCGGCGTTGCTGATGTGGTGCCTGGGGAATGAACCGGGGATGACATGGAAACCGGGTTACGATGCTTTTTATGATGCCTATAACCGGATGCTGGAGATGATCCACGCCGTCGACCCCGATCACCCCGTGACTACTACCATGCCTAATTTAAACATCGTGCAGATCATGATGATCCGGAGAAAGATACCGGCATTGGATCTGATTTCATTTAACACATTCGGCAAACTCGAAAGGCTGAACAAGCAGCTTGACCGTTTTGCGTGGTTATGGGATGGGCCGTTCCTCATCATGGAATGGGGCGCGTACGGGCCCTGGGAGTCCGAAACAACGGCCTGGCAGGCGCCGATAGAAAATACCAGCACCAAAAAAGCGGAGCAGTTCCTGACGATGTACCGCCAGCAGATGCCCGCGAAACATCCGCGTTTTTTAGGCGCATTGGCCTTTTACTGGGGCCAGAAGCAGGAAGTGACGCCCACCTGGTTCAGCCTGTTTTCGGAAACCGGCGCGGCCAGCGGCGCGGTGGAAGCATTGCGGAATATATGGAAGGCATCCACGCCAGCGAATGATGCGCCGCAATTGAAGTACATGCTGGTAGACAGAAAGGGCGCCCGCGACAACATCATGCTGATGCCCGCCAGCGAAGCGGAGGCCGAGTTTTTTATGGAAGATCACAACAAATCAAACATCGTAACTGCGCAATGGCAGATCATGAAAGAAGACTGGTACGAAGATGCCCGGAAAAAAAGACCACTGACGAAACTACTGGATACCATCATGCCGGCTGGAAATAATAACAGGTTTTCATTTAAGGCGCCCCGTGCAGAAGGGCCCTACCGGATCTATGTCACCGTTGCGGACGACCGCGGCCATATCGCTACGGCCAACACACCCTTTTATGTAGTGGAATAA